A window of the Haloarcula litorea genome harbors these coding sequences:
- a CDS encoding MBL fold metallo-hydrolase, which translates to MAWTRVDVPVATRAPTGETAAYLGPDPEAVLIDPPARTEPLDAAVAERNVDHVAVTHHHGDHVGAVADYARETGATVWARTGREAAFAEATGVEPDRTFAGGTTIPAGPGVTVLDLPGHAPEHVGFATSHGVVCGDAAVAEGSVVVGAPEGDMRAYVTSLRRLHARAPHRLYPGHGPTIDESQAVCARLLAHRLNRERRVAAAVADGARSPDDVLDAAYEKDLTGVRDLARATVVAHLEKLAVEGRVRWNGRQARPPASLDDRPCR; encoded by the coding sequence ATGGCCTGGACTCGCGTCGACGTTCCCGTCGCGACACGCGCTCCCACCGGCGAGACCGCCGCGTACCTCGGTCCTGACCCGGAAGCGGTGCTGATCGACCCGCCCGCACGGACCGAGCCACTGGACGCGGCCGTCGCCGAGCGAAACGTCGACCACGTCGCCGTCACTCACCACCACGGCGACCACGTCGGGGCTGTCGCCGACTACGCCCGCGAGACCGGGGCGACGGTGTGGGCACGGACGGGGCGCGAGGCGGCGTTCGCCGAGGCGACCGGTGTCGAGCCGGACCGGACCTTCGCGGGTGGGACGACGATCCCGGCCGGGCCGGGTGTCACCGTGCTGGACCTGCCCGGGCACGCGCCGGAACACGTCGGCTTCGCGACCTCCCACGGGGTCGTCTGCGGCGACGCAGCCGTCGCCGAGGGCAGCGTCGTCGTCGGCGCGCCGGAGGGGGATATGCGCGCCTACGTCACCTCGCTGCGCCGACTCCACGCCCGAGCACCGCACCGACTGTATCCCGGCCACGGACCGACCATCGATGAGTCGCAGGCGGTCTGTGCCCGGCTGCTCGCCCACCGACTGAACCGCGAGCGGCGGGTCGCCGCGGCAGTGGCCGACGGTGCCCGGTCGCCCGACGACGTGCTCGACGCGGCTTACGAGAAGGATCTGACCGGGGTCCGCGACCTCGCGCGAGCCACCGTGGTCGCACACCTGGAGAAACTCGCCGTCGAGGGCCGCGTTCGCTGGAACGGGCGGCAGGCCCGACCCCCGGCCTCGCTCGACGACCGGCCCTGCCGATAG